Genomic DNA from Hydrocarboniclastica marina:
TGGGCCGCGTCAAAATCTCTTTTTGAGGAGACCATCCGTCCGTTGATGACCTTCTTCGAAGGCTTCATCTATGGCATCACGCCCTTTATCGCGATACTCGTGTTGATGGGAAGCTTCGGCCTCAAGCTGGGCTTCAAATACTTCACAGTCATAATATGGATCCAGCTGTGGTTCCCCCTTCTCTCAATTGTTGACCTGTACATCAGCATGAGCGCCGCCAGAGAGGTGGGCCAGGCAATCACGAGCACGGGCGAGCCCGGTTCAATCTACATGCTGAACGCCGCATATGACTCAGCAAAAACATGGATTGGCATAGGCAGCTACATGGCCAGTTCAATTCCGATGATCTCGTTCTTTCTCGTATCTGGCTCAGCCTATGCCATGTCAGGCCTTGCGAGCGGGATTCAATCGCAGATGTCGAAAGGGGCTGACCAAGCTGCTAGCAACGTTCAGCCTGATGCCATGAGCGTCGGAGCCCTATCCAGTGTGATGGCAGGAGGCTCTGCAAACTGGCAAACAGGTACCGCGCTATCAGGCGGTGAAGCACCTTCTTTCAACATGTCTTCAATTGCACAATCGCAGGTATCCTCAGCACGAGGAGGAATGATCGAGACTCAAAATGCGTTTAGCAAGGAGCTGGAGTCCAGCTTAAAGAACGCTGAGGAAAGCGGTACCGGAACGCAGGTACTGTCTTCTGTAGGGGCACAGCTTTCGGGCTCAAAAAATCAGACGGTCCAATCAGCTCAACAACAAGCCCAGAATTTCCAGCAACAATATGGGCTATCTGATACTCAAACTGAAGCAATAACTGGAGCGCTTGCGTTAACGGCTAGCGGTGGCTTGACCGCATCACAAGGTCTGGACGCTATAGGAGGTATTTCAGGCAACCTTTCAGGGCAGGGCTCAGCGAAGGATCAGTCCTCTGATGCCTTTACTCAGGACATGAAAGCAGCGCTTGGAAATGCCGAGAATAATAGTCTGGCAGAATCTCAGTCGGCGAGTCTCGCTCAAACGGTATCTAATGCAGTACAACAGGCAGACACAAGCAGCTACAGCGACTCACAGACCCAGTCAGACATGATAAAGGTCAAAAAGTCAGCCTCAGAACTTGAGAAAGCCTCTCAGTCCTATCAAGAAGCCAGTACTTGGGGTAGCTCGCTTTCAACCCAGAATGTCATGGATGGAAAAACCCTTGCCGGGCAAGTCGACCGTGACGGTGGTTTTAGTGATCTTTATCAATGGCTCGACCAAAATTCTGACAGCAGCACAGCTAAAGCATTCGAACAACGAGCTGAAACACTGCGTCAGGTAGGCTATGGCGATGAAAACGATTCCAGGCAGGTGGCCGCACTCGAAACCATGCTCAGAAGCGGCGATACAGAAGCACAACAATTAGCACAAGGCGCCATCGCCTCAGCAACCGGTTACAGCCTGCCCGATCCATCAGCAGCTCACAATAATGCTGGACTTGGAAGTGATCTGGACGACGTTCCGTTGGAGGATAAGCTTGCCCTTAATGCAATGGAGCTAAATGGGGTTCAAGGTCCTCCATCAGCCGATATACCGGGAACACCTGAAGGGCTCTTTGACGGTGCCAGCGCTGACGCCCGGGGTGATTATTTTGGAAACCTTGGCAGTGAAAAAGGTGCGGCTGCCGCTGAGGCGGCCATAGCAAGGCAGGCCGAAAACCCGCGATCGCATACGAGCGCGTTTGGCTTGATGGGCATGGGTGACACCGGTGGAGATTTGCTTAGCCAAGCTCAGATGGCTGCTAATGGTGCCTATGAAGGCGGCTCAGTGTTCGTGCAAGAGTTTGGCGCAGCGCTTGCGGATGGGAACGAGCGCGCTCACCAACTCATGGGCGACCTATCCGGTATGGCCAACGAGGGAATGGGGAGCATACTAGGAACGATTCAAGATAGCGGGCTGTTTAGCGCTGCCACGTTAAATGAAATCGGCAACCAGACTGCGGGATTCGTCGGAGCAGCTGTAGCTGGATCGCTAGAAACCGGCCAAGCTACACTAGCTGGATTCAGCGAAGCCGCTATGAGTGGTCTGCATGCTGGGGCTAACTATATGTCAGAAAACTATGACGGTATGAGGCAGGAGTTTTTTGATCAAGGCCAGTCATTTGGACTTACGGATGCGCAAAGCGCAGTCTTTGCTGACGCACGCATGCACATGTTAGCGGAGAATATATTCCCTGGTGGCGTCGCAGGCTCTGGAGACGCCTTGCAAGAATCAATTAGCGGGCTCAGCGCCGGCTACTCGAACCAAGACTTAGCAGGCAATATGGCTGATGTAATCGTAGGCCAGGCTGAAAATCCAAGGTTTGCAGGCGGAGGTCTTTCTTCAATTGCGATGCACAACGCAGCAGCTGGGCCCGACCTTCCTGGCTCGTTCTCTATGGAAAACATGTCTGATGAGAGCCAGGATCATTTACGGGAATATATCCAGGAAGCGATAGAAGGCATGAGGTGAGCCTTTACGGGCTCTACCTCATTTGATCAGGTACTCATCTCGTCTTCGTAACTGAAACCGGTGCGGCAGGGAGAGACTTACCTTCTGAGCCTGCCGCCCATTTTAATGGTAGGATTTAAGAATATTAGGCGAACCATCTATGTTCACCGGTTCAGTTGACCAGACACTGTACAGAAGCTGTTTCTCCAGAGCTTTATGAGCACTGTGAGGATTCATCTTAGCGTCCTGATCGTTCTTCCCCCGCGACGCAATTAAACCCTTAACCCCAAGAACCAGATACCCGGCAGCAGCTCCAAAGAATGCTGCAAAGCCCGCCAAAGATAAGGCTATTTTTACAACGTCCGGTGCCACAAATCCGGATGCGTAGGCCGCAGCGAAAAGAAAGAGGCCAACTTTTGATAATCCGTGAATCTTCTTCATTTTTGATCCTCTGCAATTCGCAAATACTTCCGCTTGGGAGAAACAATCCTTTTCTGAACCTCGGCGAGAATCCCTTTCGAATACTGAAATAATACACTGGTCAGCAGAAACGCAACTCCTAAGTGAACGCCATTCCAGATAATCACTACCCAGGTTACGGGCTGAGCCAGGTTCGCAGGTATGGCACCGCCAAGCGCTGCGGCCACGAAAACAACGACACCGAAAGCTGGAGCCAGAGCGACTGCCCACGAAGCCGGGTAATTCTTGAACTT
This window encodes:
- a CDS encoding conjugal transfer protein TraG N-terminal domain-containing protein — its product is MNFVIYSIGDSAFLEQILNAVAMLSGSGNIGSAAAVGALIGVLVVFVQSAVDGGKGIAFQQILVGWLFYMAMFGPTASVTIEDAANGHVRVVDNVPIGVAAPGFVISRLGHGITEAFEQAYAPITGGLAHGGNYADALKSIVNIREKAHSAQVWGALDQLWGGGQANVQKSFEAYLRECTLTKFDLGLASTVDLKTKNILSAIEFQSSIYYTQLYRSTATIDVTCSEAFVELESLLVGQLNAGSDEFQDALNSIVGVETGNPAGNNWNSSISTSIAELGMLGTSAQKMMVTALVEPILLEAAQGKYDNFQDTTLAISLTNAIEQRNISWAASKSLFEETIRPLMTFFEGFIYGITPFIAILVLMGSFGLKLGFKYFTVIIWIQLWFPLLSIVDLYISMSAAREVGQAITSTGEPGSIYMLNAAYDSAKTWIGIGSYMASSIPMISFFLVSGSAYAMSGLASGIQSQMSKGADQAASNVQPDAMSVGALSSVMAGGSANWQTGTALSGGEAPSFNMSSIAQSQVSSARGGMIETQNAFSKELESSLKNAEESGTGTQVLSSVGAQLSGSKNQTVQSAQQQAQNFQQQYGLSDTQTEAITGALALTASGGLTASQGLDAIGGISGNLSGQGSAKDQSSDAFTQDMKAALGNAENNSLAESQSASLAQTVSNAVQQADTSSYSDSQTQSDMIKVKKSASELEKASQSYQEASTWGSSLSTQNVMDGKTLAGQVDRDGGFSDLYQWLDQNSDSSTAKAFEQRAETLRQVGYGDENDSRQVAALETMLRSGDTEAQQLAQGAIASATGYSLPDPSAAHNNAGLGSDLDDVPLEDKLALNAMELNGVQGPPSADIPGTPEGLFDGASADARGDYFGNLGSEKGAAAAEAAIARQAENPRSHTSAFGLMGMGDTGGDLLSQAQMAANGAYEGGSVFVQEFGAALADGNERAHQLMGDLSGMANEGMGSILGTIQDSGLFSAATLNEIGNQTAGFVGAAVAGSLETGQATLAGFSEAAMSGLHAGANYMSENYDGMRQEFFDQGQSFGLTDAQSAVFADARMHMLAENIFPGGVAGSGDALQESISGLSAGYSNQDLAGNMADVIVGQAENPRFAGGGLSSIAMHNAAAGPDLPGSFSMENMSDESQDHLREYIQEAIEGMR